The genomic DNA TGCAGGGTGAAAACCTGGGAAGGGGTTTGGAACGCAGCCGAAAAATGTTGCAATATGTCCCACAGCTCTTGAAAGCAGCACGGCTTGACTTGAAGGCCCcgtgatgtcagtgttgtgttcaaaGCCTTTCGTTTATAATTGGAGTAAACGTAAAACAGTGACAGCTGGCGGCTGATCGTGTTATTTCTAttcaacaactacaactacagggTTTGAAGGAGCGCTGTGTGAGATTTACAGGTCTTTGTTTGCAGATTATGGCagaatcaaatattttattagcGTCTAATCCTATAAATCCTATAATCCAAGACAACAGTTTCCGATTTAAGTTCATGATTtacaacattgtttttttttatttgatactAATAGAAGAACATCagaaataatctaaaaataaataaataaaaaatgaataagaagGGGTACAACATATGGACATTATTACAATAAGCTATGATActattacaattattattacagaaatatactctatattattttcagattaaaGATTATTTGGAACAATGTTGTAATGGTTGTACTTTCATGTCTCAAAAGAATTCAAAGAGCTAAATATAATGTATTGGTATCATCATAATGATTTGATGTATCTATCAGAAATATTACAGATCTGTCTTTCGCAACTTATAATTGTGGTTACAGAAATAATGCCCATGAATCCGTAGATTAATAGACTAATAGcacaataaatgaatgaagtgtTTACAGATGTGTGGTCAGCTGCATGGCTAAGAtagaagtgacttttttttctgtacaccAGGTATGTCCAAAGTCCAGCTCGGGGACTATTTtgggtcagatttcatgcagcctGCAGCTTGGTTTTTATAAtctattatttatggcctgctaggattgtcagatactgtatggctggcagATTTTGGGTTGACATAACGAAGTATCTGAATACACTTCAAAGTTAAcatttaaggacataactgctggtgtttatttatctatagatgtgacacaaaatattactttctgaatgatcctattaaagacaagagcaacaAGAGTGACATGCTTTAAACTtaactttgcattactcataataagtcatgtttagaatgaacatgaggttcagatttgtaacTGAAGCAATGTCCAAAtatgaaacagtttaaaatgaggtACAAAGTGTTATGAGGTTATTGTctcctttattttgttttttttttattgtttctcttcatgcatgtgtgtatttgtgtgtttatgtgtgtattgtattaagtgtatatgaaagttttgtttttttgtaatacaaagtcagggatatattttatttatctctaAGTACCAGGTATAtctaaacaagttgcaaggaagcttggtattgtcatttaaataccattattatttaaagagatGGGagtttataaattatttttttcttactccTTTTTGATTtctatgtttacatgtttttttgccttactttctttttattttgtgtttgcatattcagaataaacaaatcaatcaatcaatcatgcAAACTTGGTGCatttgtttaacttttattgttttgttttcatgctttaaATGTTATATTGGAGAACAGGACATCTTCACATtatcaaatctttttttctatctgtgcatctatctatctatcattttatttatttattgagtttCCTCACTGTAAAATGACAAGATAGCGTTTCCTcagtctgtgcagtgtgtgttattgtttggAGAACTTtgtctgtatgaaaagtgctatataaataaagtctgacTTTAAAAACTAATCATGTAAAACTTCTGCGTTCCTGCAAGCATGTGtgtaataaatgaattaatctaTTTACAGGCTTTGTCCTTTATGtccatttaaatatttttatggaTAGGGTTCTGGTACACTAATCAACAAATAAGCTATGATGATGTTTTGGTGATAAAAGATATCCAATATTCTCAAATGAgccattcattcatatttttaagagcAAACTTAAGACTTGTCTTTTTAATACTTGaactatatttatacatttttaaatttcctttaacaaacacatgctagataaggggaatacacacacacacacacacaaaaaaaagacaaaacacccatacactccctctaagagttaaaacacctgcagcccagtacaatcctaatttttataacatacaCCATTAAACATGGAGCAATGTCCAAAtatgaaacagtttaaaatgaggtACAAAGTGTTATGAGGTTATTGTctcctttattttgttttttttttttattgtttctcttcatgcatgtgtgtatttgtgtgtttatgtgtgtattgtattaagtgtatatgaaagttttgttttgtatctatctatctaatcaaCAAATAAGCTATGATGATGTTTTGGTGATAAAAGATATCCAATATTCTCAAATGAgccattcattcatatttttaagagcAAACTTAAGACTTAAGTCTTTTTAATACTTGaactatatttatacatttttaaatttcctttaacaaacacatgctagataaggggaatacacacacaaaaaaaaacaaaaagacaaaacacccatacactccctctaagagttaaaacacctgcagcccagtacaatcctaatttttataacatacaCCATTAAACATGATGTCCACTTCTGCCCACTTGGTAGCAGCACCCGGCAGAAACGCGTGTGACGGCGCCTTTGAACGCCTCATGAAGAAGTCAGCCCTACATTCAGTGCGCTGCTGCCTCACAGCGTACAGAGCAGCATCCAGGGAACAAGTCTGTGTATGAAAACTCTGAGATTTTCTATTGTAACACTAACCTCTAGTCGATCCACTACACTGCTAGTTATCTGGGGATTTATTTCGTTTCCtctcaaagaagaagaagaagccgaGGACGTGtgagcctttttgttttttgtttgcttgtttagCCGTTTGCCAAGAAGAGTTATTTTCTGCGTTCAGGAGGAAAACATGAGCTTTCTTTTGTGAGTTTATTATTTCAcctgaatgtttatttatgtttatatatatattttaaaaagctttataTCCTGATAAAACACCAGCCGTGTTGTGGCGTTACACAACAACAAGCTGGCTAGCTGTAGCATAATACGGGATGTGACTACTTCCTGGATGAATTATGTGattgctctttttgttttttgttttttgttttttaatgattattCACATCGGTACCACATAGTAGATAACGTGGGATTTAACGAGTGTGTAATATTATATCACACCTCCAAACTTTAACCTATAAAGTACCAGCCAGAGAGGTTTCCAGTCCAAGTCCAGGCCTGGATATTTGCTGGTGTGAACACTTTTGTTGCCACGGGCTAATCCAGCCTCTGACCTAATATTTCATGACTGTTTTATTAAACAGCTGggctatatttttattttttatctttttggtatgtgtgtgtgttcatgaaatCACACATTAACTTGTGAGGAGGTGGTGTCAGGTAAATGGAAAGAGGAAATAATCGAGCTTTGAGttggtgtgacacacacacacaaacaacatttctttgACTCTACAACAGCAGAAATATCATTACAATTCCTTATTTTGAATGTTAATGTTTCACGCAGAGACAGATCTGATCAgccaaagctgtttttgttaACTGTTTAATGTCATCTAAAGCCAAATTCAGCTCAAGAAGAGATCAGAAACAATATTTGACACGAGATCATGTCTCGAAAATGATCATTTTCTATCTACTTTCTAACTTCTAAGAGGTTTATTTAGATATAACTTGGCGTCAAAATGCTCTAGAGATAGCGGATGTAAACTGTTTTTAGTGTGTCTGACCTACCATGTTGTCATAAATTCTTGTTTAATGGGGCAGTGAGACGGCTTGAACACAGCAACTCTCTCCAAATGGCCTCATTAAAAgcgttatacacacacacacacacacacacacacagaggacgtACTGTTCTGGTACCCCCACTCTTGATTCTGCCAAACCCCGTCAAGTCAAAGACAAACtcaactcttttcttttttttttgtgcctcaGCATGGACTCATGCACCGTGAACTCATGGTTTGTCATCGTTATCCGACTACCtatttgtcttcctcttttttttgacTCACAGTGGAAACCGTTCATCCAAGACGTTCAAGCCCAAGAAGAATATCCCGGAGGGTTCTCATCAGTATGAGCTGTTGAAACATGCCGAGGCTACGCTTGGAAGTGGAAACCTGCGCATGGCAGTCATGTTGCCCGAGGGAGAAGACTTAAATGAGTGGGTCGCGGTCAACAGTAAGCTCcaattttaccttttttttccttccttgaaACGCCCTTTTAGGTTTAGATTCCTGGTAGAGTGACCTCACCTTCACAcgctcgtcctcctcctcctcctcatcctccttggTGTTTCTTGGTAGTTTTCTTCCTGAAATCTCAATTAATCAAGAATCAGTTGAGGTTGAACTATCAGGGTGTAAGATCTTGGCGTCCCCTCTAAAGACCACGTGCATTCATGCTGGAATAAACGCTGTGAATGTTAAATAGACCTGATTGTCTGCGCGCTGTTTACTTTCCTGCCAAATTGAGACAAATAGCCCGGCTTGATTTCCTCTCGTCGCCAGAGTGCCTTCAGGGTTTGAGATGTTCAGTGTCTCCACATTGTCAGCaattaaattaagtttttattCAGAGCCCTTTTTACTTCAGTTCAACGTGAAGTGATCaggatttgaaaatgtttgtctctTGCTGTAAATTGCAGTTGATGTGAGTGGACTGCACTGCATGGTTCaagtatttatgtattttgtgaaaCCTTTTGTAGCACATGAAAACTTAAGTAGAGTGACTGTATTTATCTACTGTGTTTACTCAACAAATTCAGGATGGATGTTCGCCTACGTGAGCTGTTTCAACTTGCACAATAAAGGGAAGTTAGAGCAACTTCTCCCTCAACAAAGCTTACATGACTTTCCTCATGATCTTTGTTCTTGTTCATGATTCCCCCCACATTTTGCTTAGTAGCACTAGAGGTAGAGAGGTGGTTATCAAACTGGGATGGTCACGTGGTAGAAATCTTAAACCACTAGTCCGCCTGTGGTtcgcattttattttgtctgaacaGTTCTAGCAAGTCATTCTGCGTCACCTGATGTGCTGTCTCTCCACATACACTTCTCTGCCAGTCTAGGCTCtaggaaaaaaatctgccaTGGTGACGGTGACTTTGGCAGCTGTCATGGCAACAGTCGACAACATGGCTGAAGTGATGGacctgatttatttatgttctcCCAGTCAGAGGTGGTGTGATATTTTATGAAGCGGCTGAAGTTTTACTTTATGAAACCGGAGGACAAGAAGTTGAAtaagagaaatatatatattgttcaaGTCATGAGCAGTAGTGAGGGTTTTTAGCTCCAGAAAAGTGTCCAGTGTgtattaatgtcatttttttttaaggttctAGTCAAGCTTGGCCTATGAATCCAAATGTTTGAACAAAATATCTTAATTGGACTCCATCAACCGTAAAAAGGAGCTTGTGTATCCTTAAACAGGATCTCACACGACATCGGCCACATCAGCTGTTCGATATGTATTTCTCTTCTCTGAGATTAGCAAATGGAACACGAGTGCTTTAAATGGACCTCTCCAACTGATGGAGAGCCAAAGTTGGCTGCATGCCCCTGGGAATAAGCGATAACACAGTTTGTTGCAGATAGCTGGAGTGTACCACGATGGCCCCGGCGGGTAAAAGAAGTGTGAGGGGAAATTTGATGCCAGCTATTTGTTGTTTGAGCCTGTGTATGCTCGATTTGaatatgttcttttttcttcttcttcagctgtgGATTTCTTCAACCAGATCAACATGCTGTACGGCACCATCACAGACTTTTGCACAGAGGAGAGCTGTCCAGTCATGTCTGCTGGTCCTAAGTAAGTTCATCATCGGTCGGTATGTACGTTTGTGGTCTCGCTCTAAAGCTTTTGTTTTGCTCGTCTTGGCATGTCGAGGCCCAGCAGGGCGCCGGGTGTTGCGTTGTCAGTGGGGCCGACTTATTTATATCGGTTACCATGGAACACGACGAGGATGATTAAATTCAGAACGCAGCATGTTTGCTATTGCGATCAAACACCTACCTGCCTTGGTCAGTAGTCTGGCCTCCTGCTGTCAGCCCTTAGTAGATTCTCAGTGGATGTTTAACATGCTAGTATCTCATCGGGAAAACAGAGCTCACAAGATTTTAGATTGGCTTCTACAAGGTCAAAAGGGTCCAGATGGGAATGATGTGTTCGGAGATTAGTAAACGGGAcagtgaaaatgtcagaaataccttcttttttttgcttcataaCACAAACACGCTTGATTCACATTCACAATTGTGTGTCTGCATTGGTTAAGTACGTTTGCCATTTAGCCCAGTAttctctccccttttccttcTGTAATCATAAATTGAAGGTCA from Larimichthys crocea isolate SSNF chromosome IX, L_crocea_2.0, whole genome shotgun sequence includes the following:
- the LOC104922471 gene encoding MOB kinase activator 1B isoform X1, with amino-acid sequence MKTLRFSIVTLTSSRSTTLLVIWGFISFPLKEEEEAEDVGNRSSKTFKPKKNIPEGSHQYELLKHAEATLGSGNLRMAVMLPEGEDLNEWVAVNTVDFFNQINMLYGTITDFCTEESCPVMSAGPKYEYHWADGTNIKKPIKCSAPKYIDYLMTWVQDQLDDETLFPSKIGVPFKRNFMSVAKTILKRLFRVYAHIYHQHFDSVMQLQEEAHLNTSFKHFIFFVQEFNLIDRKELVPLQELIEKLTTKDR